The genomic segment GGGAACGCACACCAGTGGGCAGTAGGCAGAGATTTATTTCCACAGTCCCTGCCTCCACAGGCCTGTCAGTCCGGGGGAGGGTGGTAGAAGGCAGCAGGGTCCAGAAGTTGAGGTCTGCACCCTCAGCCCACTCCCACAACGGGAAGACCACCAGACAAGGTGTCCCGGCCTCGCTGCCCAGGCCCCGCACCCGCGGCACGCCCAGCTCTAAACGTGGCCCAGGGAGCTGTGGCCGGGGGTGTGGGTCAGGCCAGCTCCTTCCCCTCCAGCTCTTCCTCGTCGTCATCGGCCCCTGCCGTGGCCGGGATACCGTCGTCGTCCCACTGCGCTTCAGGCTCTGGGTCCGGAGGACACAGAGGTGCCTCCATGGCCTCGGGGTGCTTGCGTTTGGCGTGGCGCCGGAGCGTGTTGGTCTCCATGAAGCGCAGCCGGCACACCGGGCACTGGTAGGGGCGCTCGCCGGAGTGGACGCGGTGGTGGTGGGCCAGCTCGCCCGCCTCTCGGAAACGGCGCGGGCAGAGCGGGCAGCGGAAGGGCCGCAGGCCCGCATGGATGTTGCAGTGCCGCCGCAGGTGGCTGGACCGCTTGAAGGTCTTGCCGCAATCCTTGCACTCGTGCGGCTTCAGCTCTGAGTGTGAGATGCTGTGACGCTCCAGGTCGGAGAGGTAGGGGAAGGCCCGAAGGCACACCGGGCAGAAGTGCGGGGCCTTCTTAGGGCCGGGGCCGGAGCTATCGGGCCCGCTGGCCACTGACCCTTCGGAGACCGTGTAGGGCACACCCTGATCGTCGATCAGCAGGAGGTCACTGCTATCGCCACTGCCCACCGGGGCGCTCACCCCCTGTGCCAGGGGGGGCTCCTGCTCTGACTTGGCGGGGCGGCCCCGCTTGCGCGGGAGGGAGGCCTTGAGCGTCCGGTGGGAGGAGGTGGCCCCCCCAAGACTTCGGCCTCGGCGGCCCCGGGGAACAGGAGGAGGTAAGGCCAGAggtttctcttcttcctcaggCAAAGGCGAAGGCCACGGGTCTGGGCTGGGGGTGTCCATTGAGCAGTGGGGGGCTTGGGTCTGGGCACTGGAGCCGGGCTAAGAGGAGAGAGGGGCAGCTGTCAATGCAGGGTGGTCTGGAATAGCCCTAGTCCCCCAGACAACTTCCTGGGTTCCAGTCTGTCGACCAGGGCATGGCCGACATCCGCTGAACGTGCAATTAAAGCCAAGCGAGTGGGTAAAATAGCAGGATAATTCTGTACCAGTCGCTAAACACCTGAGCCCCACAGGCATCTCCAGACCTAACTCCTCCTAGACATTCAGGGTCAAccagtaaaaataaagaaaactcttCCTGGGGGGACAGAGTCCAACTGAGGGTGCAGGCCAGTATTGGAGCCTCAGAACAGAGAGAAGAGCCAGCGAGGCCTCAgaaatgttttctctctcttcctgacaAGGTGAGTTGTGGATGAGGATGTATGTCAGAGCTGTtaagag from the Capra hircus breed San Clemente chromosome 18, ASM170441v1, whole genome shotgun sequence genome contains:
- the ZNF524 gene encoding zinc finger protein 524 isoform X2, which translates into the protein MDTPSPDPWPSPLPEEEEKPLALPPPVPRGRRGRSLGGATSSHRTLKASLPRKRGRPAKSEQEPPLAQGVSAPVGSGDSSDLLLIDDQGVPYTVSEGSVASGPDSSGPGPKKAPHFCPVCLRAFPYLSDLERHSISHSELKPHECKDCGKTFKRSSHLRRHCNIHAGLRPFRCPLCPRRFREAGELAHHHRVHSGERPYQCPVCRLRFMETNTLRRHAKRKHPEAMEAPLCPPDPEPEAQWDDDGIPATAGADDDEEELEGKELA
- the ZNF524 gene encoding zinc finger protein 524 isoform X1, whose product is MCFSPFTLVHAGSLVPGPGGGADGRSFGAYYNRQPCYVHFAEPGSSAQTQAPHCSMDTPSPDPWPSPLPEEEEKPLALPPPVPRGRRGRSLGGATSSHRTLKASLPRKRGRPAKSEQEPPLAQGVSAPVGSGDSSDLLLIDDQGVPYTVSEGSVASGPDSSGPGPKKAPHFCPVCLRAFPYLSDLERHSISHSELKPHECKDCGKTFKRSSHLRRHCNIHAGLRPFRCPLCPRRFREAGELAHHHRVHSGERPYQCPVCRLRFMETNTLRRHAKRKHPEAMEAPLCPPDPEPEAQWDDDGIPATAGADDDEEELEGKELA